The sequence below is a genomic window from Blastocatellia bacterium.
GCCTGATCAACCAGATGAGATGGTGGTTTGCGACTATCGGCGGGGAGCAATTTACTATTCCCGGGATCGAGGTCGCACATGGGAGCGGATTGATGCCGTGACGGCCAAGTCAAGAGCCTGGATGGCGAGTTTCGATCCGTTTGATACGGACCGCGTGCTCGTGGCCTCAAGTGGTGCGGGCGTATATGTTGGGATCCGTCAGGCGCGCAGGGAGGCAATTTCGTCTTCACTCGCCTTCGTAAGATTGCGCCTCTTGACTAGTCCTCAGTGAGATAGACATCCCCCATCACGTATTTCCTTAACGTGTTGAGGGACAGCTCCTGCCCTCGGAGTACATCAGCGGAGGAAAGTTGAAGAAAAGGGTGAAGAAATTAGTTCTTGACTTTTCCTGGTGCTTTCGTACTATAGCGTGCCATGATGTTGCGCGAAGAGATAGTACGGCAAGTCCGAGATCGGGTTGAGCGCGTGCTCGTATCGCTAAAACCAATCGGGAGTGGATGCGATGAGACGACAGTTCCAGTTCATGATCGTGGCTGCAACAGTTATTCTTGCCGCCGGGGTTTACGTCTCTCTCGGTTCCTGGAAAACGTGGATCCTGCTTTCTCCCCTGAAAGTATCGGTCATCTGGGCTGACGTTGCTCCGACCTCTTCGACGAGCGAAGCGGAGGCTCGGAGGAAAGTAGATCCGACGGATCGGAGTGTTGTGATATCCCGTACCGAGGCGGATTTTGGTGTGGTCCCGGTAGGGGAAACGAGTCGGGAGATCCCCTTCACCGTCACCAATGGAGGTAGTGTTCCGTTGGAGTTGAGAGGGATTCACAGTCGAACGGGAGCTTTTGTCGTGGCACGGGGACCAAACCTCCCAGCTCGAATTGGATCGGGAGTTCGCGTAACGGTTTCGCTTATTTTTTCGCCTCGTGAACTGGGCCCCGTGAACGACGTGGTTGAAATCTCTACGAATGCAAGCAACGGACCCGTCACCATCCCGGTTCGAGGGCAGGGCATCGCCTCGATAGCACCTGTTCATTTAGTGGGAAAGCCGAGGGTTCAAGAGCGGGAAGCCGGACACATGGCGAGAAAGTTAACGCAGAAAGAAGAAGGCGACAAAGGGCATGTGGAGGTGCCTGCGCGGGATCCGGA
It includes:
- a CDS encoding DUF1573 domain-containing protein, which produces MRRQFQFMIVAATVILAAGVYVSLGSWKTWILLSPLKVSVIWADVAPTSSTSEAEARRKVDPTDRSVVISRTEADFGVVPVGETSREIPFTVTNGGSVPLELRGIHSRTGAFVVARGPNLPARIGSGVRVTVSLIFSPRELGPVNDVVEISTNASNGPVTIPVRGQGIASIAPVHLVGKPRVQEREAGHMARKLTQKEEGDKGHVEVPARDPESSKPSGIITIGVSPMPGTIATGTVATNMPLPSWLDSEPFRKSVPYVRLAVQRLRETRNQIIRCEWEVVNPTGRPLSYSLYYEREGERVLLMSGLSGQSTDLDLASLAGGRIIVQATDGSFTSEDSISLASSETHGGGSTTLDPRLRH